A single window of Leptolyngbya ohadii IS1 DNA harbors:
- a CDS encoding glycosyl hydrolase family 57 → MSPTTLPEVRSPFPPISGWETEVRSITHHADPLFLPITNLSVENINAGFACALHMHQPTIPAGVNGALISNLQQMYEHPHEGDNHNADPFAWCYGRMGDFIPQLVAEGCNPRIMLDYSGNLLWGLSQMGRSDILDKLKRIACDPAYYLNVEWLGTMWSHAVVTSTPIADLKLHLQAWQHQFAAIFGVDALKRVKGFSPPEMHLPNHPDALYAYIEALLDCGYRWLMVQEHSIETLDGSPLPQDQKYLPNRLVARNSHGETIAITVLVKTQGSDTKLVAQMQPYFEAKGRGKQTVTGKSIPSLVTQIADGENGGVMMNEYPRDLFRVYYEIRDAGGGKTGTVPMNGTEYLELLEAAGVQLEDYPPCQAVQQHKIWQSVDPNHPTPEAVQETIAHLQQTDPHFHIDGASWTNHISWVQGYENVLEPMVQLSRAFHERYDRLIEQDPTVTRQPDYQEALLYNLLLQTSCFRYWGQGTWTDYARTLFDRGMALLRD, encoded by the coding sequence ATGTCTCCCACCACACTGCCCGAAGTCCGATCGCCCTTTCCCCCCATTAGCGGCTGGGAAACTGAAGTTCGATCGATTACCCACCATGCCGATCCGCTTTTCCTGCCGATTACCAATCTGTCTGTCGAAAATATCAACGCTGGATTTGCTTGCGCGTTACACATGCATCAGCCAACGATTCCCGCAGGCGTTAACGGCGCGTTAATTAGCAATCTTCAACAAATGTACGAACATCCCCACGAAGGGGACAACCACAACGCCGATCCCTTTGCCTGGTGCTATGGACGCATGGGCGACTTTATTCCCCAACTGGTGGCGGAGGGCTGTAATCCGCGCATTATGCTCGACTATTCGGGGAATTTGCTGTGGGGGCTGAGCCAGATGGGGCGGTCGGATATTCTGGATAAGCTGAAGCGAATTGCCTGTGATCCGGCGTATTACCTGAACGTGGAATGGCTGGGAACAATGTGGAGTCACGCGGTCGTGACCTCTACGCCGATCGCCGATCTGAAGCTTCACCTTCAGGCATGGCAGCATCAGTTTGCCGCAATTTTTGGTGTAGATGCGCTGAAGCGGGTCAAAGGCTTTTCGCCGCCGGAAATGCACCTGCCCAACCATCCCGATGCACTGTATGCCTATATTGAAGCGTTGCTGGACTGCGGCTATCGCTGGCTGATGGTACAGGAGCATTCGATCGAAACATTGGACGGTTCGCCCCTGCCCCAGGATCAGAAATATCTGCCCAATCGCCTCGTTGCGCGAAATTCGCACGGAGAGACGATCGCCATTACGGTTCTAGTCAAAACCCAGGGATCGGATACCAAACTCGTCGCCCAAATGCAGCCCTACTTCGAGGCAAAGGGACGCGGCAAACAAACTGTCACAGGCAAATCTATTCCTTCGCTCGTCACCCAGATTGCGGATGGGGAGAATGGCGGCGTGATGATGAACGAATATCCGCGTGATCTGTTCCGTGTCTATTACGAAATCCGCGATGCAGGCGGCGGCAAAACGGGGACGGTTCCGATGAACGGCACGGAATACCTGGAATTGCTGGAAGCGGCAGGCGTTCAGCTCGAAGACTATCCTCCCTGTCAGGCAGTCCAGCAGCACAAAATCTGGCAGTCCGTAGACCCAAATCACCCCACACCCGAAGCTGTTCAGGAAACGATCGCCCACCTCCAGCAAACCGACCCCCACTTCCACATCGACGGAGCCTCCTGGACAAACCACATTAGCTGGGTGCAGGGCTATGAGAACGTTCTGGAGCCGATGGTGCAGCTCAGTCGGGCATTCCATGAGCGGTACGATCGCCTGATCGAGCAAGACCCCACCGTGACCCGTCAGCCCGATTATCAGGAAGCTTTGCTGTACAATTTGCTGCTGCAAACAAGCTGTTTCCGCTACTGGGGACAGGGAACCTGGACGGACTATGCGCGGACGTTATTCGATCGGGGAATGGCGTTGTTGAGGGATTAG
- a CDS encoding GNAT family N-acetyltransferase → MTQEIHLIRILNLNTISIDDLIEESLLQEFQFVRRLAEEYKTGKNRFNRTGEALFVVLSQGETIAIGGLNQDPYFTPSGLLGEIERVGRLRHLYVRSDWRRKGIGRRLVERLIHEAKPHYQRLTLRTDSPEADKFYQKLGFRSTLEWECTTHYLELEDV, encoded by the coding sequence AGATTCATCTAATTCGCATCTTAAATTTGAATACAATATCAATTGATGATCTAATCGAGGAAAGCTTATTACAAGAATTTCAATTTGTTAGAAGATTAGCTGAGGAATACAAAACGGGTAAAAACCGCTTTAATCGTACAGGTGAAGCGTTATTTGTTGTGCTATCGCAGGGGGAAACGATCGCCATAGGCGGGTTAAATCAAGATCCCTATTTCACTCCTTCTGGACTCCTTGGAGAAATAGAGCGAGTGGGGCGATTGCGCCATCTGTATGTGCGATCGGACTGGCGGAGAAAGGGAATCGGTCGGCGGCTGGTGGAACGGCTGATTCATGAAGCGAAGCCCCACTATCAGCGATTGACTTTGCGGACGGATAGCCCGGAGGCGGATAAGTTTTATCAAAAATTAGGCTTTCGATCGACTCTAGAGTGGGAATGTACGACACATTATTTAGAGTTAGAGGATGTTTGA